The following coding sequences are from one Paenibacillus tundrae window:
- the rplQ gene encoding 50S ribosomal protein L17: MAYQKLGRNSSARKALFRDLVTDLFLYERIQTTEAKAKEVRSIAEKLITKAKKGDLHARRQVAAYVRRETIDGEQDAIQKLFSELSGRYAERPGGYTRILKLGPRRGDAAPMVYLELVDRA, from the coding sequence TGGGCCGTAATTCCAGCGCGCGTAAAGCTTTGTTCCGTGACCTGGTAACCGACCTGTTCTTATACGAACGCATTCAGACAACTGAAGCGAAAGCAAAAGAGGTTCGCTCTATTGCTGAAAAACTGATCACTAAAGCGAAAAAGGGAGATCTTCACGCCCGTCGCCAAGTGGCTGCTTATGTTCGCCGCGAAACTATCGATGGTGAGCAAGATGCAATCCAAAAACTGTTTAGCGAATTGTCCGGTCGTTACGCTGAGCGTCCAGGTGGATACACTCGTATCCTGAAACTGGGACCTCGTCGTGGTGACGCAGCGCCAATGGTTTACTTGGAACTGGTAGACCGCGCGTAG
- the truA gene encoding tRNA pseudouridine(38-40) synthase TruA produces MRNLCMTVTYDGTAYYGFQVQPGGNTIQDHLEDAIRALTGETVKITGSGRTDAGVHARRQIFNFPTASQIPIERWCIALNSRLPSDIVVIDALEVPADFHSRYAAKKKTYRYTVNANQFPDVFNRRLQYHHHAKLDTAAMEEGLRHFIGTYDFTSFASRKSQKENHVRSVYEAWMEVDRSMCRDHPRDQGVIHIYVSGNGFLQHMVRIIVGTLLEIGEGKRKASDVPNMIAACNRSAAGPTAVSCGLMLWDLEYKKD; encoded by the coding sequence ATGCGCAACTTATGTATGACGGTAACTTACGATGGAACAGCCTATTACGGCTTTCAAGTACAGCCGGGAGGTAATACCATTCAGGACCATCTTGAAGATGCTATTCGTGCATTAACCGGTGAGACAGTTAAAATTACGGGTTCAGGCCGAACGGATGCAGGCGTTCACGCCCGCAGACAAATCTTCAATTTTCCTACAGCGTCACAGATTCCAATTGAGCGTTGGTGTATTGCACTCAACTCCAGATTACCATCGGATATTGTCGTTATTGATGCATTGGAAGTGCCAGCGGATTTTCATTCTCGCTATGCAGCGAAAAAGAAAACGTATCGGTACACTGTTAATGCGAATCAATTTCCGGATGTTTTCAACAGACGACTGCAATATCATCACCATGCCAAACTGGACACTGCGGCCATGGAGGAGGGACTGCGTCACTTTATAGGTACGTATGATTTCACTTCCTTTGCTTCACGCAAGTCTCAGAAAGAGAATCATGTACGTTCGGTATACGAAGCATGGATGGAAGTAGACCGTTCAATGTGTAGGGATCATCCGCGCGATCAGGGTGTCATTCACATTTATGTGAGTGGTAACGGCTTTTTGCAGCATATGGTTCGTATCATTGTAGGTACACTGCTGGAGATCGGAGAGGGCAAACGGAAAGCCTCTGATGTACCGAATATGATTGCTGCATGTAATCGATCTGCTGCAGGACCAACTGCAGTTAGCTGTGGTTTAATGCTCTGGGATCTTGAATACAAAAAAGATTAA